Proteins found in one Amycolatopsis umgeniensis genomic segment:
- a CDS encoding primosomal protein N' — MSSSPEPTPLWELPEPPKAETARKAKPSRAKTASRRGAQNPAPENPVARIVVDIPLTHLDRTFDYRIPEKLHETAVPGCRVRVRFAGQLVDGYLVERADTTEFTGKLAYIDRVTSSEAVLPPALHTLCRSVADRYGGTLSDVLRLAIPSRHAKVEGEPPAEPAPAPQAPETGAWEKYQSGPAFLEAVAERRPANAVWQALPGEDWPRRLAEAAAVAAAAGRGVVMVVPDHRDLTRLHDACSQLMGADSVVALIAGLGPAERYRRWLAVLRGAVRVVVGTRAAMFAPVADPGLFVVWDDGDDVHLDQHAPYPHVRDVLMDRAHAAKGSMLVAGFARTSEAQFLVESGWAQPLVAARPELRAAAPRVTPVGEDFDVARDEAAKAARLPSVAFEAARQSLAGGFPVLVQVPRRGYVPGLACGNCRTSAHCRRCAGPLSLPGGLIDGSPRPPACRWCGVPETNFHCAACGSVRLRAVVVGSKRTAEELGRAFSGFPVRTSGATEVLASVPGKPALVVCTPGAEPIAEGGYGAALLLDGWALLGRQDLRAGEETLRRWMAAAALVRPGTEGGRVFVGAEAGLSVVQALVRWDPGWHASLELAERRELGFPPAMRMASIEGTPDAVAGLLDDLELPESGEVLGPVPLGEVDEDGNAERERALVRVARPDGKALAAEVHAAAGRRDARKASEPIRIQLDPLELI, encoded by the coding sequence GTGAGCAGCAGTCCCGAACCGACCCCGCTGTGGGAGCTTCCGGAGCCTCCGAAGGCCGAGACGGCGCGGAAGGCCAAACCGTCCCGCGCGAAAACCGCCAGCCGCCGCGGCGCGCAGAACCCCGCGCCCGAGAACCCGGTCGCGCGCATCGTCGTGGACATCCCGCTCACGCATCTCGACCGGACCTTCGACTACCGGATCCCCGAGAAGCTGCACGAAACCGCCGTGCCCGGCTGCCGGGTGCGCGTCCGGTTCGCGGGACAGCTCGTCGACGGGTATCTCGTCGAGCGCGCCGACACGACGGAGTTCACCGGGAAACTCGCGTACATCGACAGGGTGACGTCCAGCGAGGCCGTCCTGCCCCCCGCGCTGCACACGCTCTGCCGGTCGGTCGCGGACCGGTACGGCGGCACGCTGAGCGACGTCCTGCGGCTCGCGATCCCGTCCCGGCACGCGAAGGTCGAGGGCGAGCCGCCCGCCGAGCCCGCGCCCGCACCCCAGGCGCCCGAAACCGGCGCCTGGGAGAAGTATCAGAGCGGTCCGGCGTTCCTGGAGGCCGTCGCGGAACGGCGTCCGGCCAACGCCGTCTGGCAGGCCTTGCCGGGGGAGGACTGGCCACGCCGTCTCGCCGAAGCGGCAGCCGTCGCGGCCGCCGCCGGACGTGGCGTCGTGATGGTCGTGCCCGACCACCGTGATCTCACGCGGCTGCACGACGCCTGCTCCCAGCTGATGGGCGCCGACTCCGTGGTCGCGCTGATCGCCGGGCTGGGCCCCGCCGAGCGCTACCGCCGCTGGCTCGCGGTGCTGCGCGGCGCGGTCCGCGTCGTCGTCGGCACGCGCGCGGCGATGTTCGCGCCGGTCGCCGATCCCGGCCTGTTCGTGGTGTGGGACGACGGCGACGACGTCCACCTCGACCAGCACGCGCCGTATCCGCACGTCCGCGACGTGCTGATGGACCGCGCGCACGCCGCGAAAGGGTCCATGCTCGTCGCCGGTTTCGCGCGTACCTCCGAAGCGCAGTTCCTCGTGGAATCGGGCTGGGCGCAGCCTCTCGTGGCCGCCCGTCCCGAACTGAGGGCCGCCGCGCCGCGGGTCACACCGGTCGGTGAGGACTTCGACGTCGCCCGGGACGAAGCGGCGAAGGCGGCACGGCTCCCGTCGGTCGCCTTCGAGGCGGCGCGGCAGTCGTTGGCGGGCGGATTCCCTGTCCTGGTGCAGGTTCCGCGTCGCGGGTACGTTCCGGGACTCGCCTGCGGCAACTGCCGGACTTCGGCGCACTGCCGTCGCTGCGCGGGTCCGCTTTCCTTGCCAGGCGGGCTGATCGACGGCTCACCGAGGCCGCCCGCCTGCCGGTGGTGCGGTGTCCCCGAGACGAACTTCCATTGCGCCGCTTGCGGTTCCGTGCGGTTGCGGGCTGTCGTCGTCGGCTCGAAGCGGACCGCGGAGGAATTGGGCCGCGCGTTCTCCGGATTCCCGGTGCGGACCTCGGGCGCGACGGAGGTTTTGGCTTCGGTGCCCGGAAAACCGGCGCTGGTGGTGTGCACACCCGGGGCCGAGCCGATCGCGGAAGGCGGCTACGGCGCGGCGCTGCTGCTGGACGGCTGGGCGCTGCTGGGGCGGCAGGACCTGCGCGCGGGGGAGGAGACCCTGCGCCGGTGGATGGCGGCCGCGGCGCTGGTGCGGCCGGGGACCGAAGGCGGGCGCGTGTTCGTCGGCGCGGAAGCGGGTCTCTCGGTCGTGCAGGCGCTGGTGCGCTGGGATCCGGGCTGGCACGCGAGCCTGGAGCTGGCCGAGCGTCGCGAACTCGGCTTCCCGCCCGCGATGCGGATGGCGAGTATCGAAGGGACGCCGGACGCGGTCGCCGGGCTGCTCGACGACCTCGAGTTGCCGGAAAGCGGCGAGGTACTGGGCCCGGTGCCGCTCGGCGAGGTCGACGAGGACGGCAACGCCGAACGGGAGCGGGCCCTGGTGCGCGTCGCGCGTCCGGACGGGAAGGCGCTCGCCGCCGAGGTCCACGCCGCCGCCGGCCGCCGGGACGCGCGCAAGGCCTCCGAGCCCATCCGGATCCAGCTGGACCCACTTGAGCTCATCTGA
- a CDS encoding pyroglutamyl-peptidase I: MKTPGKRWGAFLPLLIALPVLAVPGVARAESARGCFDDSAAITVEEKRLTATMPSGGPAVGPELVRLAGFDKLVSDFTTRLCATKTGPRAEKLAETAGDGLWRTAVDRAQGRRPDLGSIDKADDRPLYWARLQMSKALRQWTPRFSLPAPARAGLLKTFDVGARGLDDSRFPLGPKLRRVLVSGFDPFTLNGAGVRIANPSGAAALHLDGKVIQTPNGPAQVQAVSFPVVWSYFDAGIVEAAYGKAFKDRFRRPELIMTISQGRPGRFDIERWAGAWRGGSPDNLDEPVRGPVPPATGWPQPADQFIETTLPYEKMLAAPAGAYQVLYNQAFCVWPDSTKPGTGTAVCRTDAPQPGEIAASGGGGNYLSNESMYRSNRLRTGLGLTGIAGGHLHTPVLGTPTDPAALTDADFEARRAAISSQIVTLLTAALGGSASKPATPAPGASARDDVLATPGTTL, from the coding sequence ATGAAGACTCCCGGCAAGCGATGGGGCGCGTTCCTCCCGCTGCTCATCGCTCTCCCCGTGCTCGCGGTCCCCGGCGTCGCGCGAGCCGAAAGCGCGCGTGGCTGTTTCGACGATTCGGCGGCGATCACCGTCGAGGAGAAGCGGCTCACCGCGACCATGCCTTCCGGTGGCCCGGCGGTCGGCCCGGAACTCGTCCGGCTCGCCGGATTCGACAAGCTCGTTTCCGACTTCACGACGCGCCTCTGCGCCACGAAGACCGGTCCACGCGCCGAGAAGCTCGCGGAAACCGCCGGTGACGGGCTCTGGCGGACCGCCGTCGACCGCGCGCAGGGCCGCCGTCCCGATCTCGGCAGCATCGACAAGGCCGACGACCGGCCGCTGTACTGGGCACGCCTCCAGATGAGCAAGGCGCTGCGCCAGTGGACGCCGCGCTTCTCGCTGCCTGCCCCCGCCCGCGCGGGCCTGCTGAAGACGTTCGACGTCGGCGCCCGCGGCCTCGACGATTCCCGCTTCCCCCTCGGCCCGAAGCTGCGCCGGGTGCTGGTGAGCGGCTTCGACCCGTTCACCCTCAACGGCGCGGGCGTCCGCATCGCGAACCCGTCCGGCGCGGCCGCGCTGCACCTGGACGGCAAGGTGATCCAGACCCCGAACGGGCCAGCGCAGGTGCAGGCCGTGTCCTTCCCGGTGGTGTGGAGCTACTTCGACGCCGGAATCGTCGAGGCGGCTTACGGCAAGGCGTTCAAGGACCGCTTCCGCCGTCCGGAACTGATCATGACGATCAGCCAGGGCCGTCCCGGCCGGTTCGACATCGAACGGTGGGCCGGTGCCTGGCGCGGTGGTTCGCCGGACAACCTCGACGAGCCCGTCCGCGGCCCTGTCCCGCCCGCGACCGGCTGGCCCCAGCCTGCCGACCAGTTCATCGAAACCACGCTGCCGTACGAAAAGATGCTCGCCGCGCCCGCCGGGGCATACCAGGTGCTGTACAACCAGGCGTTCTGTGTCTGGCCCGACAGCACGAAGCCGGGGACGGGAACGGCCGTCTGCCGGACGGACGCGCCGCAGCCCGGCGAGATCGCCGCTTCCGGTGGCGGCGGCAACTACCTGAGCAACGAGTCCATGTACCGCAGCAACCGGCTGCGGACCGGGCTCGGCCTGACCGGGATCGCGGGCGGGCATCTGCACACGCCCGTGCTCGGCACCCCCACCGATCCGGCGGCGCTGACCGACGCCGACTTCGAGGCGCGGCGAGCGGCGATCTCGTCGCAGATCGTCACGCTGCTGACCGCCGCCCTGGGCGGCTCCGCCTCGAAGCCCGCTACGCCCGCTCCGGGCGCTTCGGCTCGCGACGACGTCCTCGCGACCCCCGGCACGACCCTCTGA
- the ggt gene encoding gamma-glutamyltransferase has product MAAHRSIPVRITAVAAIAALVGAAAPGTASAGPPPPPKSPVAVGYLGAVSSIDVDATAIGTKILREGGNAVDAAVATAAALGVTDPFSAGFGGGGFFVYYDARSGKVHTLDGRETAPSTANENLFVENGKAIPFAEAVTSGLSVGVPGTPATWQEALRKWGTKSLAKAVKPAEELARKGFKVDQTFNTQITNNAARFSAFPSTRSLYLPGGAPPAVGTTFKNPDLAGTYAQLAAKGTDVLYRGQIGADVVNTVRKPPVDPASTLNVRPGDLTAADLAKYRVAERKPTKTEYRGYDVYGMPAPSSGGLTVGEALNILENTKLSKLQKADYLHYFLESTRYAFADRNRWIGDPAFVDVPAKELISQKFADSRACLIDPAKAGTSPVAPADPRKPVPCVAGTNSAPTPYEGENTTHLTVADRWGNVVAYTLTIEQEGGSGIVVPGRGFLLNNELTDFSFTPVTPGVPDPNLPGPAKRPRSSMAPTIVLDGGKPFLAVGSPGGASIITTVLQILTGRIDRGLKLVDAIAEPRASQRNSAAAQVEQAFLDQTDVLAILKAKQQGFSTAPAEIGAATGVERLRDGRWLAAAEPTRRGGGSAAVVLPWPPR; this is encoded by the coding sequence ATGGCCGCGCACAGAAGCATTCCGGTACGCATCACCGCAGTCGCCGCGATCGCCGCTCTGGTCGGTGCCGCCGCACCGGGTACCGCCTCGGCGGGTCCACCGCCGCCACCGAAATCGCCGGTCGCCGTCGGCTACCTGGGCGCCGTCTCGAGTATCGACGTGGACGCGACCGCGATCGGCACGAAGATCCTGCGCGAGGGCGGCAACGCCGTCGACGCGGCCGTCGCGACAGCCGCCGCGCTGGGCGTCACCGACCCGTTCTCCGCCGGTTTCGGCGGTGGCGGCTTCTTCGTCTACTACGACGCGCGGAGCGGCAAGGTGCACACGCTCGACGGCCGCGAGACCGCGCCGTCGACGGCGAACGAGAACCTCTTCGTCGAGAACGGCAAGGCGATCCCGTTCGCCGAGGCCGTCACCAGCGGGCTGAGCGTCGGCGTGCCCGGCACGCCCGCCACCTGGCAGGAAGCCCTGCGCAAATGGGGGACCAAGTCGCTGGCGAAGGCGGTCAAGCCCGCCGAAGAACTGGCTCGCAAGGGTTTCAAGGTCGACCAGACCTTCAACACCCAGATCACCAACAACGCCGCCCGCTTCTCGGCGTTCCCCTCGACCCGGTCGCTGTACCTGCCCGGCGGAGCGCCGCCCGCGGTCGGCACGACGTTCAAGAACCCCGACCTCGCCGGCACGTACGCGCAGCTGGCCGCGAAGGGCACGGACGTGCTGTATCGCGGGCAGATCGGCGCGGACGTCGTCAACACGGTGCGGAAGCCGCCGGTCGACCCCGCGTCGACGCTGAACGTGCGACCCGGCGACCTGACCGCGGCCGACCTCGCCAAGTACCGCGTGGCCGAGCGGAAGCCGACCAAGACCGAGTACCGCGGCTACGACGTCTACGGGATGCCCGCGCCGTCGTCCGGCGGGCTGACCGTCGGCGAGGCGCTGAACATCCTCGAGAACACGAAGCTTTCCAAGCTGCAGAAGGCCGATTACCTGCACTACTTCCTGGAGTCGACCCGGTACGCCTTCGCCGACCGCAACCGGTGGATCGGCGACCCGGCCTTCGTCGACGTCCCGGCGAAGGAACTGATCAGCCAGAAGTTCGCCGACAGCCGCGCTTGCCTGATCGACCCCGCGAAGGCCGGGACGAGCCCCGTCGCGCCCGCGGACCCGCGCAAGCCGGTGCCGTGCGTCGCGGGGACGAACTCCGCGCCGACGCCGTACGAGGGCGAGAACACCACGCACCTCACGGTCGCCGACCGGTGGGGCAACGTCGTCGCGTACACGCTGACCATCGAGCAGGAGGGCGGCAGCGGCATCGTCGTGCCGGGCCGCGGGTTCCTCCTCAACAACGAACTGACCGACTTCTCCTTCACCCCGGTGACGCCGGGCGTGCCCGATCCGAACCTGCCGGGCCCGGCCAAGCGGCCGCGGTCGTCGATGGCGCCGACCATCGTGCTCGACGGCGGCAAACCGTTCCTCGCCGTCGGCTCGCCCGGTGGCGCGTCGATCATCACCACGGTGCTGCAGATCCTCACCGGCCGCATCGACCGCGGCCTGAAGCTGGTCGACGCGATCGCCGAACCGCGTGCCTCGCAGCGGAACTCGGCGGCCGCGCAGGTCGAGCAGGCGTTCCTCGACCAGACCGACGTCCTCGCGATCCTGAAGGCCAAACAGCAGGGCTTCTCGACCGCGCCCGCCGAGATCGGGGCCGCGACCGGCGTCGAACGGCTGCGGGACGGGCGGTGGCTCGCCGCCGCCGAACCGACCCGGCGGGGTGGCGGCTCGGCGGCCGTCGTGCTGCCCTGGCCACCCAGGTAG
- the fmt gene encoding methionyl-tRNA formyltransferase codes for MRLVFAGTPEPAVPSLRALLASDQHEVVAVVTRPDAQAGRGRHVVRSPIGALADEHGIEVLTPPKASDPAFLARLAEIAPDACPVVAYGALLPQAALDIPEHGWVNLHFSLLPAWRGAAPVQAAIRAGDEITGASTFRIVKELDAGPVYGVITEQIAATDTAGQLLGRLSESGAKLLVSTMDGIADGTLRAVEQTGDGVSYAPKVTVEDARVSFADPGTAVDRQIRAVSPEPGAWAEFRGERLKLGAVTVVDEPGPPPGELVVERKRVLVGTASKPVRLGEVQAQGKKRMAATDWARGTRIEQGERLQ; via the coding sequence ATGCGCCTCGTCTTCGCCGGTACCCCCGAACCCGCCGTCCCGTCGCTGCGCGCGCTCCTCGCGTCCGATCAGCACGAGGTCGTCGCCGTCGTGACCCGCCCGGACGCCCAGGCGGGCCGCGGCCGTCATGTCGTCCGGTCCCCGATCGGCGCGCTGGCCGACGAGCACGGGATCGAGGTGCTGACCCCGCCGAAGGCGAGCGATCCCGCCTTCCTCGCCCGGCTCGCGGAGATCGCCCCCGACGCGTGCCCCGTCGTCGCGTACGGGGCGTTGCTGCCCCAGGCCGCGCTGGACATCCCGGAACACGGCTGGGTCAACCTGCATTTCTCGCTGCTGCCCGCGTGGCGTGGCGCCGCGCCGGTCCAGGCCGCGATCCGCGCCGGTGACGAGATCACCGGCGCCTCGACGTTCCGGATCGTCAAGGAACTCGACGCCGGCCCGGTCTACGGCGTGATCACCGAGCAGATCGCCGCCACCGACACCGCCGGGCAACTCCTCGGCAGGCTGTCGGAGTCCGGGGCGAAGCTGCTCGTGTCCACGATGGACGGAATCGCCGACGGCACGCTGCGCGCGGTGGAGCAGACCGGGGACGGCGTGAGCTACGCGCCCAAGGTGACCGTCGAGGACGCGCGGGTGTCGTTCGCCGACCCGGGCACGGCCGTCGACCGGCAGATCCGCGCGGTCAGCCCGGAACCGGGCGCGTGGGCGGAGTTCCGCGGCGAGCGGCTGAAGCTCGGCGCGGTCACGGTCGTCGACGAGCCGGGCCCCCCGCCCGGCGAACTGGTCGTGGAGCGCAAGCGGGTCCTGGTCGGCACGGCGTCGAAACCGGTGCGGCTGGGCGAAGTGCAGGCGCAGGGGAAGAAGCGGATGGCGGCCACCGACTGGGCGCGCGGTACGAGGATCGAACAAGGAGAGCGCCTGCAGTGA
- a CDS encoding transcription antitermination factor NusB, translating to MNERRERRPSRPERGRPGPRKEGPSRPPQIDPARQVAFDVLRAVREKDAYANLVLPELLRNRRISGRDAALATELTYGTCRAVGMLDAVIEACLVDRSLAKVDAIVLDGLRLGAYQLLRTRIPEHAAVGSTVDLVRAEVGSWIAGFVNAVLRSVSEKDEETWLNELAPDEAADPIGAYALRTAHPRWVARSFAEALGDKGAELKAALEADDDRPDVHLVARPGEISADELAAITGGDVAPYSPYGVRMPAGSGDPGDVEPIKEKLAAVQDEGSQLCAVAVTKVPLTGSDERWLDLCAGPGGKAALLGALASISGATVDAVEKAPHRAKLIENAVQGLPVTIYVADGRETDLEPGYDRVLVDAPCSGLGSLRRRPEARWRRQPSDISDLTKLQGQLITAALDLVRPGGVVTYVVCSPHLAETEGVVGETARRAGAEIVDARPFFPDVPQLGDGPYVQLWPHRHGTDAMFCAVLRKPETAG from the coding sequence GTGAACGAGCGTAGGGAACGCCGGCCGTCGAGGCCGGAGCGAGGCCGTCCGGGCCCGCGCAAGGAAGGGCCCAGCCGCCCGCCGCAGATCGACCCGGCCCGTCAGGTCGCCTTCGACGTCCTGCGCGCTGTCCGGGAAAAGGACGCGTACGCGAACCTGGTGCTCCCCGAGTTGCTGCGCAACCGCCGGATCTCCGGCCGTGACGCCGCGCTGGCCACCGAACTGACCTACGGGACCTGCCGCGCGGTCGGCATGCTGGACGCCGTCATCGAGGCCTGCCTCGTCGACCGTTCGCTGGCCAAGGTGGACGCCATCGTGCTGGACGGGCTGCGGCTCGGCGCGTACCAGCTGCTGCGCACCCGCATCCCCGAGCACGCCGCCGTCGGGTCCACTGTGGACCTCGTCCGCGCCGAAGTCGGTTCCTGGATCGCGGGTTTCGTGAACGCCGTGCTGCGCTCGGTGTCCGAAAAGGACGAAGAGACCTGGCTCAACGAGCTGGCCCCCGACGAGGCCGCCGACCCCATCGGGGCGTACGCGCTGCGGACGGCGCATCCGCGCTGGGTCGCGCGCTCCTTCGCGGAAGCGCTGGGGGACAAGGGAGCCGAGCTGAAGGCGGCCCTGGAGGCCGACGACGACCGCCCCGACGTGCACCTGGTCGCCCGTCCCGGCGAGATCAGCGCCGACGAGCTGGCCGCCATCACCGGCGGCGACGTCGCCCCGTACTCGCCCTACGGCGTCCGGATGCCCGCGGGTTCCGGCGACCCCGGCGATGTCGAACCGATCAAGGAAAAGCTGGCGGCCGTTCAGGACGAGGGCAGCCAGCTGTGCGCCGTCGCCGTCACGAAGGTCCCGCTCACCGGCTCCGACGAGCGCTGGCTGGACCTGTGCGCCGGACCGGGCGGCAAGGCCGCGCTGCTGGGCGCGCTCGCGTCGATCAGCGGCGCGACCGTCGACGCCGTCGAGAAGGCGCCGCACCGCGCGAAGCTGATCGAGAACGCCGTCCAGGGGCTTCCGGTGACCATCTACGTCGCCGACGGCCGCGAGACCGACCTCGAACCGGGCTACGACCGCGTCCTGGTCGACGCGCCGTGCAGCGGTCTCGGCTCGCTGCGCCGCCGCCCGGAGGCGCGCTGGCGCCGTCAGCCCAGCGACATCTCGGACCTGACGAAACTGCAGGGCCAGCTGATCACCGCGGCGCTGGACCTGGTCCGCCCCGGTGGCGTCGTCACCTACGTCGTCTGCTCGCCGCACCTGGCCGAGACCGAAGGCGTCGTGGGGGAGACAGCGCGCCGCGCCGGTGCCGAGATCGTCGACGCGCGGCCGTTCTTCCCGGACGTCCCGCAGCTCGGCGACGGCCCGTACGTCCAGCTGTGGCCGCACCGGCACGGCACGGACGCGATGTTCTGCGCCGTCCTGCGGAAGCCGGAAACCGCCGGGTGA
- a CDS encoding flavoprotein, producing MSRVLGLVASSCGGLDTRFAAQLAKPAADRGWELAITLTPTAARWLEKTEGIGELEKLTGLPVRSTSRLPGEPRPHPDPTVFLFAPASANSVAKLALGIADNQALTLLGDVLGTPGITIVLGYQIQDTRVHHPAWRRHLDTLASAGVTTTRLTPEAPWTSVLDLLP from the coding sequence GTGAGCAGGGTTCTCGGCCTGGTCGCGAGCTCGTGCGGCGGACTGGACACCCGGTTCGCCGCACAGCTCGCGAAACCGGCCGCGGACCGCGGCTGGGAGCTCGCGATCACGCTGACCCCCACCGCGGCCCGCTGGCTGGAGAAGACCGAGGGGATCGGTGAGCTGGAGAAGCTCACCGGGCTGCCGGTCCGCAGCACTTCCCGGCTGCCGGGCGAACCGCGCCCGCATCCGGATCCCACGGTGTTCCTGTTCGCGCCCGCGTCCGCGAACTCGGTGGCGAAACTGGCGCTGGGCATCGCCGACAATCAGGCGCTGACCCTGCTCGGCGACGTCCTCGGCACACCCGGGATCACGATCGTCCTGGGGTATCAGATCCAGGACACGCGGGTGCACCATCCGGCCTGGCGGCGCCATCTCGACACGCTCGCCTCCGCCGGTGTCACCACCACGAGGCTCACCCCTGAAGCTCCGTGGACGTCCGTGCTGGACCTGCTCCCTTAG